A single window of uncultured Pseudodesulfovibrio sp. DNA harbors:
- a CDS encoding DUF5131 family protein encodes MSKSKIAWTGQTITNITSCTKFSRGCENCYSLGQSNRMKALHPAKYGANPKVVCHTGILERILDRKKPTTVFLNSMSDTFHSEVSTSFLEYTFGIMQTASQHTFQVLTKRAERLAETAPVLPWPENIWQGVTVEGNDYLHRIELLKQVPANVRFISVEPLLDELTDLTPEKLDGIDWVIVGGESGHHARRMELDWARSIMETCRIAKIPFFFKQCGSAYGKHKGGDKLDGKVIQQWPNLKMIKARGPRWQPEA; translated from the coding sequence ATGTCAAAATCGAAAATCGCCTGGACAGGTCAGACTATCACCAACATCACTTCATGCACGAAATTCTCTCGTGGCTGTGAAAACTGCTACAGCCTCGGACAGAGCAATCGCATGAAGGCGCTTCACCCGGCAAAATACGGCGCGAACCCCAAAGTAGTATGCCACACTGGCATTCTTGAACGCATTCTTGATCGCAAGAAGCCGACCACAGTGTTCCTCAATTCCATGTCAGACACGTTCCATTCCGAGGTCTCGACCAGTTTCCTCGAATACACCTTCGGCATCATGCAGACGGCATCGCAGCATACTTTTCAGGTTCTCACCAAACGTGCTGAGAGACTGGCAGAAACCGCTCCCGTCCTCCCCTGGCCGGAGAACATCTGGCAGGGCGTGACCGTAGAGGGGAACGACTATTTGCATCGCATCGAACTACTCAAGCAGGTACCTGCGAATGTCCGCTTTATCTCTGTTGAACCCCTCCTTGATGAGCTGACCGACCTCACACCTGAAAAGCTGGATGGAATCGATTGGGTGATCGTGGGTGGCGAGTCCGGGCACCACGCTCGCCGCATGGAATTGGATTGGGCGCGTTCCATTATGGAAACCTGCCGCATCGCCAAGATCCCCTTCTTCTTCAAGCAGTGTGGTTCTGCCTACGGCAAGCACAAAGGCGGAGACAAACTGGACGGCAAGGTCATCCAGCAGTGGCCCAACCTGAAGATGATCAAAGCTCGTGGTCCCCGCTGGCAGCCGGAGGCATAG
- a CDS encoding recombinase family protein, with product MTKMIAYMRVSTSKQDVENQELELLRYASSHSITIDGWFKIEMSSRKSMKDRRIDELLDGLSEGDTLIVSELSRLGRSLSQIVAIIDKLIEKGVTFISVKQGMNLNGEHDITSKTTMTLFALMAEIERDLISERTKMGVARAKAAGKHVGRPKDSRSSKLDEQLPTIKAMVEQGVSKTAIAKLLGVTPQAMHYFVKTRIVA from the coding sequence ATGACCAAGATGATAGCCTACATGCGCGTCAGTACTTCGAAGCAGGACGTTGAGAATCAGGAGCTTGAGTTACTCCGGTACGCCAGTTCCCACAGTATTACCATTGATGGTTGGTTCAAGATCGAAATGTCCTCCCGCAAGTCCATGAAGGACCGCCGTATCGACGAACTCCTGGACGGGCTCTCGGAAGGGGACACCCTCATCGTCAGCGAACTGAGCCGCCTGGGGCGTTCCTTGTCCCAGATCGTTGCCATCATTGACAAGCTCATCGAAAAGGGCGTGACCTTCATCTCTGTGAAGCAGGGCATGAACCTGAACGGCGAGCATGACATCACGTCTAAAACCACCATGACGCTTTTTGCACTCATGGCCGAGATCGAACGTGACCTCATCAGCGAAAGGACCAAGATGGGGGTTGCCAGGGCAAAGGCAGCAGGCAAGCACGTAGGCCGCCCGAAGGACTCCAGGTCGTCGAAGTTGGACGAACAGCTTCCCACGATCAAGGCGATGGTGGAGCAGGGTGTGAGTAAGACTGCTATCGCCAAGCTACTCGGTGTCACGCCGCAGGCCATGCACTACTTTGTGAAGACCCGGATCGTTGCCTAA